Genomic segment of Actinomycetota bacterium:
GGGTTGGTTCGTGGTTTCTTACTCCGCGACCGCCGCGACCTTTTCCTTCTTCTCTTTGGTCTCGCACTGCGGGTCGAGACAGAGCGTCCAGGGGCGGCCCTTGCCCGACATCACCTTTATCTTCGGCGTGCCGCACGGCGCGCACGTATCGCCGAGCGCCACTATCTCACCGAATTGCGGGAGCGGATACGAGCGGTCGCATTCCGGGTAGTTCGAGCATCCCGCGAAGCGCTTGCGGCTCTTCTTGGCCCGGATTATCTTGAGTTGGCCGCCGCAGTCCGGTCGCGGGCACGGCCCGAGAATCTTATCTTCGCGGATACCGGCGCGAATCTCCGCGCTCAGCTCCTCTTTCTTACTGTTCAGGGCGACCATGATGTCGGCGAGCATCTTGCGCGAGCGGTCGATTACTTCGCCCTTATCGGTCTCGCCCTTGGCGATGGCGTCCATGTCGTCTTCGAGGTCCGAGGTCATCTCGGGCCGGGCGATGCGCTCGGCGTATTTAAGGAGCGCATCGGCTACCGCCATACCGGTCTCGGTCGGCTGGATGGGGTCGCTGTGGACATAACCCCGGTCGTAGAGGTTCTTTATTATCTCGTGCCTGGTCGCTTTGGTGCCGAGGCCGAGGTCTTCCATCTTTTGAATCAGCTTGCCCTGGCTGTAGCGCGCGGGCGGCTGCGTCTCTTTCTCTTCGAGCACGGTGTCGTTTAGGGCGACCGTGTCCCCCTCTTTGACCGCCGGTACCTCCTCGTCCTTCTTGCGCGAGTAGTGATAGTACTTGAGCCACCCCGCCTCCAGCACGCGGCTTCCGCGCACGAAGAACGGCTCGCCGTTGGCATCGATATCTATTCGCATGCTCTCCGAGATCGAGACCGGGGCGAGCGTCGCGTAGAACCTGCGCACAACGAGTTCGTATACCTTCCACTCCTGCGCGTCGAGCTGGTCTTTGACCGGCACACCGGTCGGGTGTATCGGCGGGTGGTCCGTCGCGAACTTCTTGCCGCGCGTCGGCTTAAGCTCTTTTTGCTTCAGAAGCTCGGTGGCAAGCTTGCCCAATTGCGGGCTCTCTTCGAGCATCTCGAGCAGCTCGCGCAAGTTAAGCGACGGCGGGTATACGGTGTTGTCTACCCTTGGGTAGCTGATAAACCCGCGCATATAGAGACCCTCGGCGATACGCATCGAATTCGCCGTCGAAAGCCCGACGCTTGCCGCGGTCGTCAAAAACGCGGTCGTGTTAAACGGCGCCGGCGGTGCGGTCTCCCGCTGCGTGCTCGACACCGTAGTGACGGTTCCCGACTTCGCGCCCTTTAATCTATCCATAACGGCTTGCGCCGCGGCCTTATCCCAGAACTTTTCGGTCTTATGGCTCGCCAAAAACGCTTCTTTGTCGTGCTCGAACTCGGCTTTTATCTGCCAATACGGCTCGATTACGAAAGCATCGCGCTCTTTCTCTCTCTGTACTATGAGCGCCAGCGTCGGGCTCTGAACCCGTCCGACACCCAGAAATTGGCGGCCGAGCCTCAGGGAGGCCAACGAGATGAACCTGGTAAGCGTCGCTCCCCAAATCAAATCGATATCCTGTCTCGCCCTGCCCGCGTTGGCCAGGTTGAGATATAATTCGTCGAGTTCGCTAAAGGATTTCTCTATCTCCTGCTTGGTGATAGCCGAAAACCGCGCCCGTTTGACCTTGACCTTCGGGTTGACTTCTTTGATGAGATTGACGGCGTCGAGTCCGATGACCTCGCCCTCGCGGTCGAAGTCGGTAGCGATGATGACATCGCCGGCGTCTTTGGCCAACTTCTGCATCGCTTTGATGATTTGTTTCTGCATCGGCACTTTGATAATGTCGGCGTCGATTAGCGACTCAGGCGCCACGCTCTGCCAGTTGCTATACTCCGACGGGAAATCGACTTGGAGGATATTCCCTTTAAGGCCTATGACGGCCGTCTCTTTGCCCCTGACCGTATAGCGATAGACCGGAACGGTATAGATCTTTTCAGTCTTTGCTTTTCCACCCGACAGTATCTTGGCGATTTTTTCCGCGGAGATATTCTTCTCTGTGACAATCAGCTTCATCTAAATCATCCAACTCTTCTAGGTCGTGGTTTGCATTGATTTGCGAGAACATTATATGGTGTCGACACCTTTTAGGCAACACATGTCCTTGCGCCGTCATCGCCGGCACTAAACCGGTTTGACTGAAAGATACACAAAACGCGTTGTTAGCGCAAGTGTGTGGATACTATCCCCGTGCCGCGACCACTCGGCTTCGCCGCCGCGGTTATTCGAACTTGTTTATATATCGGGCAGTTTCAGGGGGAGTTTAATGCGCATGCCCGGCGCAGTCTTCGGTGTTGCCTTTGAGTACCTCTATGGCGTGCGGGAGCGCCGGCAAGATGACCTCTATGGACTCGCGCACCGCCTTCGGGCTACCGGGCAGGTTGACGATGACGGTGGTGCCCCGGATGCCGCTGACGGCACGCGAGAGCATCGCGTGAGGAGTGATTTGGAGACTAGCGTGGCGGATGGCCTCGACAAAGCCGGGCACGAGCCGTTCGATGACGGCGAGCGTCGCCTCGGGCGTCACATCGCGCGGCGCAAACCCGGTGCCCCCGGTCGTAAAGATAAGCTCCGCCTCGTCGAAGTCGGCGAGGTAGACCAGCCGCTCTTCGATAAGGTACCGCTCATCGGCGATTACCTGGTACGATATTACCTTAGCGCCCTCGGCCTCGACGATGCGCCGTATCTCGGGGCCGCTTGTATCCTCGCGCTCGCCCCGCGACCCTTTGTCGCTTATCGTTAAAATGCCGACTTTTACGTCTTTAAGCCTCATAGCTATCCCCCGACCCCCCGACCTTAACGGTGTCGCCCGTTTTGAGCGGCCCGCCCTCGATCACGCGGGCGAAAATGCCCTCTTTCGGCATGACACAATCGCCGGCTTGCCGATAGACGGCACACCTGGTATGACATTCCTTCCCGATTTGGGTTACCTCTAAAACAACATCCTCGCCGACCTTCAGCCTTGTTCCTATGGGCATCGCCGGCAGGTCGATGCCGGTCGTAGTCAGGTTCTCGGCAAAATCACCCGGCCCCACCGACAAACCCATCGAGACCATCTTGTCGATACTCTCCCGCGCGAGAAGGCTTACCTGGCGGTGCCAATCGGCGGCGTGCGCGTCGCCCTCGAGGCCGTGGCCAACGACGGCCGTCGCCCCGGCGACCGGCTTTTTACGCATGCCTTTCTTCTCGCTTATATTAATAGATATGATTTTCGCTGTTTTGTTCATACGTATAAGATCTTGTTGGGGCCCCGTAGGGGGCTCATGGAACTCTATCTATAGGGCCGAGACAAGCTCGGCCCCTACTTGGGCTCGGCCTCGGCTCGGTCTATAGGGCCGAGACAAGCTCGGCCCCTACTACTTACCGCCGGTCTTTTCGACCAGCTCGATGCCGCCGATGAGCATCCCCTTGTCGACCGCTTTGCACATGTCGTAGACGGTAAGCGCGGCGACCGAGACCGCGGTCAAGGCCTCCATCTCGACGCCGGTCCTGTCCATAGTCTTGACCGTCGCGATGATGCCGAGTTCCGTCTCACTCAACTTCGAAAAATTGATGTCGACCGCGGTTATCCGCAACGGGTGGCACATCGGGATGATGTCGCAGGTCTTCTTGGCCGCCATGACTCCCGCGACCTGCGCGACGTTTAGAACATCCCCTTTCTCGATGGCCCCATCCCTTATGAGCTGCATCGTCTCGGGCTTCATCGCCACCATTCCGCGCGCGATTGCGGTGCGCGCCGTTATCTCTTTGGCGCCCACGTCGACCATCCGCGCCCGACCTTCTTTGTTGAAATGCGTCAACACTTTGAGTTCTTCCTCGACTATCTTCCAGCGGTCCGCCATCTTATCCTCCAATCTGGTACATCAGCCGCTTGAGGTGCTCTTTCTCGTGAACGGCATGCCGCTCGGGTTTGGCGGCCAGTATCTCCCGGATAAATTCGATTGTCTCGTCCTTGCTTACGTTATCCCCGACCTTAGGGCGGATGTCAAACTCGTCGTCCGAGAAGAGACATGGCCGGACCTTGCCGTCGGGGGTGAGCCGCAGCCGGTTGCACGAGCCGCAGAAGTGATTACTGATGGGGCTGATAAAGCCGATGGTGCCGAGCGCGCCCGCAAA
This window contains:
- the moaC gene encoding cyclic pyranopterin monophosphate synthase MoaC, giving the protein MADRWKIVEEELKVLTHFNKEGRARMVDVGAKEITARTAIARGMVAMKPETMQLIRDGAIEKGDVLNVAQVAGVMAAKKTCDIIPMCHPLRITAVDINFSKLSETELGIIATVKTMDRTGVEMEALTAVSVAALTVYDMCKAVDKGMLIGGIELVEKTGGK
- a CDS encoding DNA topoisomerase I; translated protein: MKLIVTEKNISAEKIAKILSGGKAKTEKIYTVPVYRYTVRGKETAVIGLKGNILQVDFPSEYSNWQSVAPESLIDADIIKVPMQKQIIKAMQKLAKDAGDVIIATDFDREGEVIGLDAVNLIKEVNPKVKVKRARFSAITKQEIEKSFSELDELYLNLANAGRARQDIDLIWGATLTRFISLASLRLGRQFLGVGRVQSPTLALIVQREKERDAFVIEPYWQIKAEFEHDKEAFLASHKTEKFWDKAAAQAVMDRLKGAKSGTVTTVSSTQRETAPPAPFNTTAFLTTAASVGLSTANSMRIAEGLYMRGFISYPRVDNTVYPPSLNLRELLEMLEESPQLGKLATELLKQKELKPTRGKKFATDHPPIHPTGVPVKDQLDAQEWKVYELVVRRFYATLAPVSISESMRIDIDANGEPFFVRGSRVLEAGWLKYYHYSRKKDEEVPAVKEGDTVALNDTVLEEKETQPPARYSQGKLIQKMEDLGLGTKATRHEIIKNLYDRGYVHSDPIQPTETGMAVADALLKYAERIARPEMTSDLEDDMDAIAKGETDKGEVIDRSRKMLADIMVALNSKKEELSAEIRAGIREDKILGPCPRPDCGGQLKIIRAKKSRKRFAGCSNYPECDRSYPLPQFGEIVALGDTCAPCGTPKIKVMSGKGRPWTLCLDPQCETKEKKEKVAAVAE
- a CDS encoding MOSC domain-containing protein, which translates into the protein MNKTAKIISINISEKKGMRKKPVAGATAVVGHGLEGDAHAADWHRQVSLLARESIDKMVSMGLSVGPGDFAENLTTTGIDLPAMPIGTRLKVGEDVVLEVTQIGKECHTRCAVYRQAGDCVMPKEGIFARVIEGGPLKTGDTVKVGGSGDSYEA
- the mog gene encoding molybdopterin adenylyltransferase; this encodes MRLKDVKVGILTISDKGSRGEREDTSGPEIRRIVEAEGAKVISYQVIADERYLIEERLVYLADFDEAELIFTTGGTGFAPRDVTPEATLAVIERLVPGFVEAIRHASLQITPHAMLSRAVSGIRGTTVIVNLPGSPKAVRESIEVILPALPHAIEVLKGNTEDCAGHAH